CCTGTTTGGTGACGCGATCGTATAGCTCCACCTCTGGGCGGCCGCTGCCACTGGCAACGTAGACAATGTAGCGGGCGGTGTTGCTGAGGCTAGGATGTTCGGCGACGGCATCCCAGCGATTGAGCCGGGGCAAATCGACAAACTGCTGCCGCTTCAGGTCGTAGAGCAAGATGCCGCGATCGCCCTTGCGGTTCGAGACAAAGGCCACATACTGCCCATTGCCGCTGAGGGCGGGCTGTTCGTCGGTATAGCGGCTATTGAGTGGCACGGGAGGTTCAGAGCGCTCTGGCTGGACAGCGATCGCCCGACTGCAAGCTGTGTTCAGACCCAGCAGAAGCAGCGCCAGAACCGAAAGCACGGAGCGAGCGGCAGCACGGCGGGCGATCGCCTGATAAAAAAGCCGCAATCGGGATGTGATCTGACAAAATTTCCAGCCCAGTGACCGCTCCAGGAGTATGAACCCCGCCCAGCTAAGACGCAGCGACTTCCAGAACTTGCGCCAGCCCCAGTGCCAACTCCAGCGGCAGGCCCCAGTCCAAGCCTTAATCCAAGCCTTAATCCAAGCCCTAATCAAAGTTAGAAGTGTTATCTGCCTCGTCATCGGAATAATCCACCGGCTGATAATCGACATAATCAGCCGAGGGGCGTGCAGGCTCATCATCGTCCCAGCGAGCATTGACATCCTCTACCGAGCGAGGACGGCGGGGGCGGGAGCCAGAGTCTCGACTGCTCGACCGAGAACTGCTGCGGCTCGAAGCATAGTCACTGCCGTAGTCGCTGGCAGAATAGCCGGAAGCGTAGTCAGAAGAATAATTGCCGCTGTAATCGCTGCTGTAATCGGTAGACGGCTCTTCCCAAGAGCGATCGCGCCCATAGGACGAAGCGCTATAGTCGTCATCCCAGGCATCGCGCTCTGAGCGGACGGGTGGGCGAGTCTCTCCGGGACTGCGGCGGCGACGGCCAGAAGCACTGGAGCGATCGGCACTGCCGCGAATGGCGGGGCGACGGCTGCTGCTGCCGTAATCTTCCGTTGGCTCAGTGCGATAGTCGCGGCTGGCTCGGATGCGTCGGCTGGACGGACGCTCATCCACTGCGCCCAATTCGTCTAGCTCAGCGCGATAGACGCGGCTAACCGGACGTTCATCATCCACAATTTGCCCGCCTCCGCCAAAGCGCTTGGCTTGCTCGGTCGTCGCCCCCCGCAGGCGCAGCGTTTCCAGTGCAAAAGCCGTGGCTGCACCGGCCATCAAGTAAAAGCCGAAGGTCAGAATTGGGTCGAGTCGCCAGCCCTGGAACATCAGGATCGTTCCACACAAGAGCGACACAGCGGACAGCGCAATATCCTGATCGCGGGCAACCTGCGGGCGAAAGTTTCGCAAGAAGTAGAGTCCAGCACCACCGACTGCCAGAGCAATTCCCAGAAAGGCAGCCGGATTGCCGCCAAACACCACCTGTGCCAGAACGGGCTGGGGCTGCATCCAGGCGGCGCTGGCCATCCCCGTCGCAGCGTGTCCGAAATCCACCAACATTTATAGTTTCTCCCTTAATCTGCCCTAACCCTAGCGACTCTCATCCTAACGATTTGTCAAGAAAAGTACCACTGCACCTATCACTGCGCCCATGAGCAACCATGTTCAAGGCGCTCACCTAGCTTGCCTTAACCAGCTTGTCTAAAACGCTTGTCTAAAACGTTTAACTTTTATGCTAGCCCCATTAAACAGATTTGGGCGAGACTTGCTCGCCCAGAAGCCTTTTGATTCTGCACTGTTCTGAGTTAGGAGCGTACAAGCAGAACTTGTCACAGGGAACCCATCGGCAGTCTCAGGGATAGCCTCAGAGTTTCCCAAATCATAGAGTTGCCCGAATTGCCCTAGGAGCGCTGAATTTTATCTTTTTGACTGATAAAGATGAGACCCACGGTTGCAGGAACAACCACAATCAGGAGACCAGCCAGCAGGCTGTAGAAGAAGTTCATCAAAGAGGGAGTCATAGGTGTTTAACCTTAAAGTTTGGCGACTTTGTTATAAACAATTCTATCGGTCGGTTAACCGCTTGAGAAGCGTTTCGCGGGAAAGGATTTTTGGTGAGGCTGCTGACGGGAGGGCGAACGCCCTCAAAATGACAGTAAGACAGTCGGCCAACGGGCACAGGCTCAACGTAAAATGAGAGGCGAGAGGGTTGCTAAATGTAACAGTTTTGTCTGAACTTTTCTCAGGAATTTGAGGTTTGGGAGCCTGTCTCTCAGAAATCCTGGTTAGCCGTTTAGCAAATACGGGTGGGTTGAGCTATGACTTCGGTGGCGATCGCTTCTTTGGCATTGAGCCTGGGGTTGGGGCTGATGATTCTCCTCTGCGTTTTTCGCATTGTCCTCACCTGGTATCCCCAGATCGACCTGACCCAAATGCCGTTTAAGCTAGTGGCGCTGCCAACGGAACCCTTCCTTGCGCCCACCCGAAAAATCGTCAAACCCTTTGGAGGGGTTGATATTTCCCCCATCATCTGGGTTGGCATTTTTAGCCTGCTCCGCGAACTGCTCCTGGGGCAGCAGGGCTTATTAACCATGCTCACCTATTGAGATACCTAATTTAGAGCGGGACAAATACGACGAGTGGAATTGTGTGTCTTCTCCCTCGCGTTCTTGTTGCTTGCTGCCCCTGCTGTCGCCCCCTACTCTATACCTTCCAGCAAGGTCTGCACTCGCCCATCGGGATACAGCACCACCCGCAGCGTGGCGCGGCGGCCTGTGGGCAGGGGTGACACCAACGTTTCGCCCATCAGCGGCATTCCAGAGCGATCGACGTAAATGCCCGCTGCTTCGCCCAGAGGAACAACTTGCTGCACCACGCCGTTTGCAGCGACAATCACGCGATATTCCAGCGCTCGGTTCAGATTTTCTGGCGGCTGCCAGCGAGACTGAAAGTATTGCTGCGCTTCGCCAACCTGGGGAATGCTGCCTGTGGTCAGACGGGACGGGGCAGAACGCACCGCTGCGTCGGGTTGGATCGAGTCGGCAGCAAAGGAGCCGCCAGCGGTTTCTGCATGTTCTCCCGGTAGCCCCATCACGGTTGGGGCAGGCGAGTCCCCGGTTCGCGCCATTGCAGCGGGATCTTCGGGAAGCAGCACTGGAGCAGGAGCCGCCGCCGGACGCTGGGCAGGTGGCTGGGGAATTGCCTGGGGCGGCGCGGCTGGGATTGCTGGCGGGCGGACTGGGGCTGCCTGGGGCGCGGGCACGGGCTGCGGGAGGGTGGCTTGTCCGGGAGCGGCTCCGGCAGGCGGAGTGGGCAGCGGCAGGGTGTCTCCTGGCGGAATGGTGGGAATCGGCGGCGGGCTGGGCAGCGCGGCCGGGCTGGGAACCTGCGCGGTTGCTTCAGGGAGCGTTGTGGTGCTGTAGGCTTCTGGCGCAGGCTGGTTTGCGCTCAGTTCCGATGGCTCTGCGTTTTCTGTGGCAACCGTCGCGCTGGGCGGTGCGTTCACGTCCATCACAAACTTGGCAATGCTGCCCGTTACCCCGACGGCCAGCACAGCTACCGCAGCCACCCGCAGCCATTCGGGCGATCGCCTCGTTCCCGCAGCATAGGGCAAATCCACCGCCATCGCTTCGGCCGTATAGGCATCTAGCGCCTCTGCCAGATCCACCAACTGCGTCGTGCTGAGGCGAACCGTGTCTACCGCTGCGCCCGCCGCCAGCGTCCCTAGATGCAGTTCATGGGCCAGCAGACCTAGCGGCTTTAGCTGGATGTCTTCTGCACCAACCCGCAGGTCTACCCCGTCGCGATTGACGATTTCAAGGCCCTGGGCTGGGGTCTTGTCCTCCGGCAGGCCTTGGGCGACCGCTGCGACGAGGGGCGATCGCTCTGGGGCCAGCCGCAGCAGCGCCTCATCTGCCAACCCTGCATCGGAACCCAGCAGACGCGCCACGTATTCGCTGACGGTTGCGTGTAGCGCTTCTAGCTGACGGCGATCGCCCTGAACCTCTACTTGCTGCTCCGTCGGGCGACGCGGATCGTCAAACCGCAGATTGAACCGCACGTTTTTCATGACCGTCTGATCAGTCCAGCGCGACAGCGCCGACCCAGTGGCCCGCACTTCTAGCGTGCAGGTCGGGGGGGTGTATCGTCGGAGAACAGCAGGTGGCATGTTAGGCGTTGGAAGTGAGGGATCAAGGGTTCGCAGGAAAATCAGGGACGGCTCTGAGGTTCACTTGGCTCGGTCAATCAGCGCCATCCACAGCCGCCGGGCCCCATGCGGGGTGCCATAAAACAGCAGGTCGATCAGCAGTTTGAGGGCGAGGTAGGTGAGCTGGTCGGGGGTTGCTGCATCGTCGTCCATCCGCTCCTGATAAGTGTTGTGGAAGGTGTCGAGGTAGTCGCCCAGGAGCGCGGTTTGGTGCGGTTCGCGGCCCTGCTCGGTGAGTTGCTCCAGCAGCGTGACAGCCCGACGGATGAGTTCCTGGTGCTGCTGGGCCAGGTGGCAGATGATCAGCACGAGCGATCGCGCTTCGTCCACGTCCATACGCTTGCGCCCTTGCCCCTTCCGCAGCGGGCTGGATTGTCGCAGCCGCCACAGCGCCACCCGATCGGCAATGGCTTCCGTCAAGCCGAGCGTGTCTGCTGCCTGGAGCATCGCGTCGGAGCCAATACCCGCCAG
The Thermoleptolyngbya sichuanensis A183 DNA segment above includes these coding regions:
- a CDS encoding Ycf66 family protein, yielding MLVDFGHAATGMASAAWMQPQPVLAQVVFGGNPAAFLGIALAVGGAGLYFLRNFRPQVARDQDIALSAVSLLCGTILMFQGWRLDPILTFGFYLMAGAATAFALETLRLRGATTEQAKRFGGGGQIVDDERPVSRVYRAELDELGAVDERPSSRRIRASRDYRTEPTEDYGSSSRRPAIRGSADRSSASGRRRRSPGETRPPVRSERDAWDDDYSASSYGRDRSWEEPSTDYSSDYSGNYSSDYASGYSASDYGSDYASSRSSSRSSSRDSGSRPRRPRSVEDVNARWDDDEPARPSADYVDYQPVDYSDDEADNTSNFD
- a CDS encoding YggT family protein, which codes for MTSVAIASLALSLGLGLMILLCVFRIVLTWYPQIDLTQMPFKLVALPTEPFLAPTRKIVKPFGGVDISPIIWVGIFSLLRELLLGQQGLLTMLTY
- a CDS encoding TolB family protein, producing the protein MRLFYQAIARRAAARSVLSVLALLLLGLNTACSRAIAVQPERSEPPVPLNSRYTDEQPALSGNGQYVAFVSNRKGDRGILLYDLKRQQFVDLPRLNRWDAVAEHPSLSNTARYIVYVASGSGRPEVELYDRVTKQAQVLTSGYRGWVRNPSISPDGRYVAFELGRDGKWTIQVLDRGPGIEPDLPDD
- the psbX gene encoding photosystem II reaction center protein PsbX, which translates into the protein MTPSLMNFFYSLLAGLLIVVVPATVGLIFISQKDKIQRS
- a CDS encoding DUF4335 domain-containing protein; the encoded protein is MPPAVLRRYTPPTCTLEVRATGSALSRWTDQTVMKNVRFNLRFDDPRRPTEQQVEVQGDRRQLEALHATVSEYVARLLGSDAGLADEALLRLAPERSPLVAAVAQGLPEDKTPAQGLEIVNRDGVDLRVGAEDIQLKPLGLLAHELHLGTLAAGAAVDTVRLSTTQLVDLAEALDAYTAEAMAVDLPYAAGTRRSPEWLRVAAVAVLAVGVTGSIAKFVMDVNAPPSATVATENAEPSELSANQPAPEAYSTTTLPEATAQVPSPAALPSPPPIPTIPPGDTLPLPTPPAGAAPGQATLPQPVPAPQAAPVRPPAIPAAPPQAIPQPPAQRPAAAPAPVLLPEDPAAMARTGDSPAPTVMGLPGEHAETAGGSFAADSIQPDAAVRSAPSRLTTGSIPQVGEAQQYFQSRWQPPENLNRALEYRVIVAANGVVQQVVPLGEAAGIYVDRSGMPLMGETLVSPLPTGRRATLRVVLYPDGRVQTLLEGIE
- a CDS encoding DUF3038 domain-containing protein; this translates as MPPTTKPRASVQDALPLANQPDPAQLDSIKAQLDLVLLALEALAGIGSDAMLQAADTLGLTEAIADRVALWRLRQSSPLRKGQGRKRMDVDEARSLVLIICHLAQQHQELIRRAVTLLEQLTEQGREPHQTALLGDYLDTFHNTYQERMDDDAATPDQLTYLALKLLIDLLFYGTPHGARRLWMALIDRAK